TCCGTGGCTCAGTGCTTTTCCTGGTCGAAGGGCCGGACGAGTTCGCGCAGGACCCGGGCGATCCGCTGCTGGTCGCGCTCGCTCAGCGACCCGAGCAGCGCCCGCTCGTGGGTGAGCAGGTCGGCCATCGCGGCGTCCACAGCGTCCCGGCCGGCCGGGGTCAGCTGGACCAGCACGCCGCGCCGGTCGTTCGGGTCGGGCAGTCGCTCGACCAGGCCGCGCGCGGTCAGCCGGTCGACCCGGTTCGTCATCGTGCCGGAGGTGACCAGGGTTTCCTTCAGCAGTTTGCCGGGGGAGAGTTGGTACGGAGCGCCGGCCCGGCGGAGCGCCGCCAGTACGTCGAACTCCCAGGACTCCAGCCCGTGCGTGTCGAACGCCTGACCACGCGCCCGGTCCAGGTGCCGGGCCAGCCGGCTGACCCGGGACAGCACCTCCATCGGCGCCACGTCGAGGTCCGGCCGCTCCCGGCGCCAGGCCTCGATCAGCCGGTCGACCTCGTCCTCCATGCGTCGAGACTACCCATCAAGACTCTTGACATCAAGACAAGTGCCGTGCTTAAAGTATCTCGATATCAAGATAAACCCCATCCGAGAGGGGCAGGAACCGATGCGTACGTCACCGGTGTGGAGTCCAGAGCAGTACGGCACGTACGCCGACGAGCGCGCCCGGCCGTTCCGCGATCTGGTCGAACGAGTGCGCGCGGACGACGTACGCACCGTGGTCGACCTCGGCTGCGGACCGGGCGCGCTGACCGCGACGCTGCGGCAGGTCTGGCCGGACGCGGTGGTCCGGGGGATCGACAGTTCGCCGCAGATGCTCGAGGCGGCCGAACAGTACGCCGACGAGCGGTTGTCCTTCGAGCTCGGCGACGTCCGTACCTGGGCGGTCGAGCCGGGGTCGCTGGACGTGATCGTCACGAACGCGACGCTGCAATGGGTGCCCGAGCAGCTCGACCTGCTGCCCGGGTTCGTCCGGGCGCTGCGGCCGGGCGGGTGGCTGGCGATCCAGATCCCGGGGAACGGGAACGCGCCGTCGCACGCGATTCTGCGCGAGTTGGCCGGTACGGAGCCGTACGCCCAGTACGCGAAGGATGCGTCGCTGCGGCCGGACGTACCAGGGCCGGCTGAGTATGTGGACGCGCTCAGTGCGGAGGGATGCGTAGTGGATGCCTGGGAGACGACGTATTTCCATTTGCTGGCCGGCGACAACGCCGTCCTCGAATGGGTGAAGGGCACCGGCGCGCGTCCCGTGCTGCAGTCGTTGCCGGATGACGTACGGCCACAGTTCGAGGCGGAGTACGGCGCGCGGCTGGCGCAGGCGTACCCACAGAAGTCGTACGGGACGCTGCTGCCGTTCCGCCGGATCTTTGCCGTGGCGCGGAAGGCCTGACGATGCGGCTCGACCATGTACAGGTGTCGTGCCCGCCCGGTGGTGAGGACGTGGCGCGGGCGTTCTACCGGGACGCGCTCGGGATGACCGAGGTGGAGAAACCGGAGCTGCTGAAACCGCGCGGTGGTTGCTGGTTCAGGTCCGGTGCGGCCGAGATTCACATCGGCGTCGAGCAGGCGTTCGTACCGGCGATGAAGGCACATCCGGCGCTGGCCGTTGACGATCTGGACGCGCTCGCGGCGAAGCTCGAAGGCCTTGGTTTCCCGGTCACCTGGGACAACGAAACGATCCCGGGCCGCCGACGGTTCCATACCGCCGACGGCCACGGGAACAGGATCGAGATCGTGTAACAGGCGGCTCGTCCGACCCCCTCAAAGCCGGACGAGCCGCGAGGGCAGGTCTCCCAATTCCTCGCTACGGCGTGGAATCGGGAGACCTGCCCTGGATCATTCGGTCGCCAGCGCGCCGGCCGGGGCGACCTTGGCGGCGCGGCGGGCGGGCAGTACCGACGCGAGCAGGCCGGCGACCGCGGCGATGGCGGCGATCGCGATCAGCAGCGTGCCGGGTACGGCGTACTGCACGCCGCCGTCGACGGTCTGACCGCCCATCAACGCGGCGGTTCCGGTCCAGCCGTAGACCAGGCCCAGAACGATCCCCAGCCCGGCCGCGACGAGTGCCATCAGCAACGATTCGACAGCGAGCATCGCCCGCAACTGCCGGCGGGACAGGCCCATCGCCCGGAGCAGCGCGTTCTCCCGGGTTCGCTCCAGTACGGACAGGCTGAGCGTGTTACCGACGCCGACCAGCGCGATCAGTACCGAGACCCCGAGCAGACCGACCCCGACGATCAGCAGCACGTCGAAGATCTTCGTGTAACTGGTCCGCTCGGCCAGACCACCGCTGACCGACAGGTCCTTCACGGTCGGGATCGACTGCTCGACGGCGTCGATCACCCGCGAACCGTTCGCCTTCGGGTCCGACGCCAGCCAGTACCCGGTGACGGGCGCGTCCGGCGCCAGCTTCGCCAGGTCGGTCGAGGTGAGCGTCATCGCGTACAGGCCGGTCGCGCGCCGCGCCGTCACGGTCAGCTTGTGCGCGCCGGTGCCGATCGTGACCTTGGCGCCGTCCTCGGCCTTCAGCAGGTTCATCGTCGAGTAGTCGAGCAGCGCCGTACCGGGCTTCAGCGCGCTCGCCAGGTCGGGATTGTGGATCACCGAACCGGCCGCGCCGGCATCGATGCCGGTGACCTCGACCTCGTCGCCGGCCGCCTTCACCCGGACCTGGCTGACCGGTACGACCTGCGTGACGCCCTTGATCGCGCGCAACTGATCGGCGGCGCCGGACGGCATCTTCTCGTTGTACGTGGCCACCACCAGATCCACCGGGTACTGGCCGTCCATCGACACGTCGAACGTCTTCCGGACCGAGGCGATACCGACACAGGTGAGGCTGATCAGCGTGACCCCGATCAGCAGGGCGGACGTGGTCGCCGCCGTACGCTTCGGGTTCCGGACCGCGTTCGCGAGCGCGATCCGGCCGGGTACGCCGCTGCGGGCCGGGAGCACGCCGATCACGCGGATCAGCGCCGGGACGAGCAGCGAGCCGACCGCGAGTACGCCGAGGAACGACAACGCGCCACCGGCGACACCGATCAGTACCTGGTGTGCTGCCGCGCCGGCCGCCAGCAGCAGGCCGCCACCGGCGAGCAGCAGGAAGCCGAGGATCAGCCGCAGGATGCCGGCCCGGGACGCGGCCGCCGGAGCGACCTCCGGACGCAGCGCGGCCAGCGGCGCGACCTTGGTGGCACGGCGCGCCGGTACGACGGCGGCGATCAGCGTGGCGACGGTACCGAGTACGAGGGGGAGCAGCAGTGACGACGCGTCCAGGTGCAGCGGTACCGGCGGAATGCCCCAGTTGAACTCGCGGGACATCGCCAGCGCGAGCGCGGACAGCGCCACCCCGAAGATCACCCCGATCGCGGAGGCGATCGCCCCGACCACGGTGGCCTCGGACAGTACCGAGGTGAACACCTGCCGCCGGGACGCGCCGACGCAGCGCAGCAGCGCCATCTCGCGGGTGCGCTGGGCGATCACGATCGTGAACGTGTTGCCGATCACCAGACAGGCGACGAACAGCGCGATCACCGCGAACATCCCGAACACGCCACCGAGTACGTCGATCCCGTGCGTGAAGCCCTCCACCTCGCGCTGGATGAACTCCGCGCCGGTGTAGACCATCACCCCCGGCGCCACGACCGCCCGGACGGCCTCGGTGAGCTGTTCAGGGCTGACACCGGGCTTGGCGGCGAGGTTGATCGCGGCGATGTACTCGTCGGGCGCGAAGGTCTTCACCGCCGCCGGGGTCGCCACCGCCGGGGCCGAGCCGATGTACTTCGAATCGTCGATCAGACCAACGATCCGGACCGTCCAGGACTTCTTGTCGTACGACTCCAGCCGCAGGGTCTGACCGACCCCCACCTTGTACTTGGCCGCCTCGCGGGCCGGCAGCGCGATCTCGGTCGTTGCGGTAGGCAACCGGCCGGACGAGGTCGCCGGACCGGCGATCCGGCTGGTGTCGTACAGCGACTCGACCACCAGCGACGTCGGCCGGACCAGTCCCGGGAAGGACGCCTGCAGGAAGGCCGACGTCCGGGTGATCACCGACGCGGCCTGCGGCAGCGCCTTCGCCCTGGCCACATCGGTGGGTGAGATCGACGCCTGATTCGTCTTCACGACCGTGTCGACACCCTTGTACTGGGCGCCGATCGTCTCGTCGACACCGTGCGACGCGGACGAATGCACGACCATCGCGAGCGAGCCGAAGCCGACGCCGAGAACGATCGCCAGGCAGGCGGCGATCAGGCGGCCCAAGTGGGCGCGCAGCGAGGACAGCAGCGAACGGCGCACGTCAGGCCCCCAGCTGCCGCAGCGCGTTCAGGACGCTCTCCGGGGTCGGCTCGAGCAGTTCGCCGGCCAACTTGCCGTCGGCAAGCATCACCACCCGGTCGGCGTACGAGGCCGCGAGCGGATCGTGCGTCACCATCACCACGGTCTGACCGAACTCACGGACCGAGCGGCGCAGGAACCCGAGTACCTCGGCACCGGACCGCGAGTCCAGGTTGCCGGTCGGCTCGTCCGCGAACACCACCTCCGGCCGGCCGACCAGGGCCCGCGCGACCGCGACCCGCTGCTGCTGACCACCGGACAGCTCCGACGGGCGGTGCGTGAGCCGGTCCGCCAGTCCGAGTACGTCGATCAGCGTGGCCAGCCACTGCTGGTCCGGCTTGCGGCTGCCGAGCTCCAGCGGCAGCAGAATGTTGTCCTTCGCGGACAGCATCGGCAGCAGGTTGAACGACTGGAACACGAAACCGATCCGGTCCCGGCGGATCTTGGTCAGCTCCGCGTCCGGCAGCCGGGTCAGCTCGGTCTCCCCGAGCAGCACCTGACCGTCGGTCGGGCTGTCCAGCCCGGCCAGGCAGTGCATCAGCGTCGACTTGCCGGACCCGGACGGGCCCATGATCGCGGTGAACCGGCCGACCCCGAAGTCGACCGAGACCCCGTCGAGCGCGGCCACCGCGGTGTCACCCTGTCCGTAGACCTTACGCAGCTCGTGCGCACGGATCGCGGTCCGTGGCTCCCCGTCCTGCGGCAGTCGCCCGGTGCCGATCTGCCCGGTCTGCAAGCTCATGTCACTCCTCAACTCAACTGAACGTTGGTCAAGAAGTTAGTGAGTACGCGGCCCGATCTCGTCGGACCGGAGACTGGAGTCCGCGTACTACCTGGGTATGAGAGGGCGTCTCCTACTTTGTCGGCCGGACCAGGCCTGTCTCGTACCCGAGGACTACCAGCGCGACCCGGTCCCGGAGCCCGGTCTTGGCAAGGATCCGGCCGATGTGCGTCTTGACCGTTGCCTCGGACAACGTGAACAGCTTGGCGATCTCGGTGTTCGACAGACCACGGGCGACCTCGATCAGTACCTCGCGCTCGCGGGCCGTCAGCTCGGCCAGGTCCGGCCGCTCGGCTCCGGCGTCGGGCAGCGCGCCGGCGAAGTGCTCGAGCAGGCGTTTGGTGGTACTCGGCGAGACCACCGCGTCACCGGAGTACACCTGGCGGATCGCGTTCAGCAGATCCGCCGGCGGGGTGTTCTTCAGCAGGAAGCCGGCCGCGCCGGCCTTGATCGCGGCGAACGCGTACTCGTCCAGGTCGAACGTGGTCAGCACGATCACCTTCGGCGGCTGCCCGTCAGTCGATGCCTGCGGCAACGACTGGAGCCGCTGGGTGGCCTGGACCCCGTCCAGCCGCGGCATCCGGACGTCCATCAGGACGACGTCGCACGCGGTCACCTGGATCTTCTCGACCGCCTCGCCGCCGTCCCCGGCCTGCCCGACCACGCGCATGTCGGCCTGCGAGTCCACCAGCATCGTGAACCCGGCCCGGACCAGCTCCTGGTCGTCGACCAGGAACACCCGGATCACATCGTCTGACACTTACCCTCCGTTGGGCAGGTTGTACGGCAGCCTGGCGATCACCTCGTAACCGCCGCCCGCCTTCGGTCCGGCGCTCACCGTACCGCCCGAGACCGAGGCGCGCTGCCGCATCCCGACCAGACCGTGACCCGGATCGCTGCTCGGCGCGACCCCGGCCCCGCGGCCGTCGTCGGTGACCACCACGGTCAGCATCTCGCGCCCGAAGTCCAGGGTGACGGAGGTACGCGCTCCCGGCCCGGCGTGTTTCAGCGTGTTCGTCAGGCCTTCCTGCACGATCCGGTACGCGGTCAGGCCGAGCAGCGCCGGCAGGTCCCGCGGGCGGCCGGTCACCTCGTACGCGACGGTCAGACCGGCGGCCCGGACGTTCTCGATCAGCTCCGGCAGGCTGGAAACCCCCGGCTGCGGGCGCGGCTGGTTCGGATCCAGGTCACGCTGCTCGTCCTGTTTGAGCAGGCCGAGCATCTTTCGCATCTCGGTCAGGCTGGCCCGGCCGGTGTCACCGATCGTCGCCAGCGCCTTCTTCGCCGCCTCCGGGGACTGATCGGCCGCGTACAGACCGCCGTCGGCCTGGACGATCATGATCGACAGACCGTGCGCCACCACGTCGTGGATCTCGCGGGCGATCCGGGTCCGCTCGTTGCTGACCGCCAGCTTGGACTCCCGGTCCCGGTCGCGTTCCAGCTGAGCGGCGCGTTCCTCCAGCTGCGCCACGTACAGACCGCGGGTCCGGCGGCGTTCGCCGAGCGCCCAGACCCCGAAGACGAGCGCGCCGAGCGCGACCATCATGGTGATCTGCTGCTTCCAGTCCGAGTTCGACCAGTAGCGCGAGGTTGCCATCAGTACACCGAGACCACCGATGCCGAGGGCGATCCGGCTTTGCTGCACGTCGCCGTACACGGTGATCGCGTACAGACCGACCAGCAGACCGACGTTGCCGGGCATCAGCTGGACCTGGGCCAGCCACTGCAGCAGGGCGACCGAGCAGACCCCGTAGAACACCAGCTCCGGATGCGTACGCCGCCAGACCAGCGGCGCGAGCATGCCGAACGCGAGGAACCCCTCCAAGTGCGCCTGCGCGAGCGACAGGAACCCGAAAGTCACGCACAAACCGCCGGCCAGGAACAGGTCGAACGCCCTGCTCCGGGCAGGCACCGGCCGTGCGGTCAGCATCCCCGTCATGCGAGCCAGCGTACGGGGCGCCACGCCCGCGGACGTCATGCCACGGGCGGATCTGGGTGTGGGGGTCTAACGACAGGAGGTAGTCATCTGCCCGCGCCGTTCGGCACCGCGCCGCACCGGAACTCGGGCCGTCGGAGGGGACTACCTCCTGTCCTTACGGCACGCCTACTTGTGTGGGCGGGTCGAGAGGGTGGGCTTGGGTTCGAGGCCGGAGAGGCCGTTCCAGGCCAGGTTGACCAGGTGCGCGGCGACGTCCGGCTTCTTCGGCTTCCGGGCGTCCAGCCACCACTGGCCGGTCAGCGCGACCATGCCGACCAGCATCTGCGCGTACATCGGCGCGTTCTTCGGGTCCAGCCCGCGGCGCTTGAACTCCTCGGCCAGAATGTGCTCGACCCGGGTCGCGACATCGCTCAGGATCGAGATGAACGACCCGGTCGACGACCCGACCGGCGAGTCCCGGACCAGAATCCGGAACCCGTCCGCGTTGTTCTCGATGTAGTCCAGCAGCGCCAGCGCGGCCTGCTCGACCAGCTCGTGCGCGCGCCCCGCCGTCAGTGCGCCGGTGACACCGTCGAGCAGCGCCCGGACCTCACGGTCCACGACGACCGCGTACAAACCTTCCTTGCCGCCGAAGTGTTCATACACGACCGGCTTGGAGACCTCGGCGCGATGCGCGATCTCCTCGACCGAGGTGGCCTCGTACCCCTTCTGGGCGAACAGGCCGCGGGCGATCGTGATGAGTTGTTCGCGACGCTCGGCACTGGTCATCCGGATTCGGCCGGACCGCCGCGGTTTTGGTTCCGTCACGTCGTGATCACGTCAGCATCATGCCGTACTTCCGGTCTTGCCGGTGGTGGTTTTCGCTCTCAGGCAGCTTTCAGCGTACGCGTCGAGGCGTCCACCCGGCGCGCCTCCAGCCGCTCCTTGACCGGCCAGCGGACGTCGCTCACCCAGCCCATCCGCTCGAAGAACCAGATGCAGCGCGCCGACGTGTCGAGCTGGCCCTTCAGTACGCCGTGCCGGGCGCAGGTCGGGTCGGAGTGGTGCAGGTTGTGCCACGACTCGCCCTGGCTCAGGATCGCCAGCCACCACACGTTGCCGGACTTGTCCCGGCTCTTGAACGGCCGGTCGCCGATGGTGTGGCAGATCGAGTTGATCGACCAGGTGACGTGGTGCAGCAGCGCGATCCGGACCAGGCTGGCCCAGAAGAACGCGGTCAGCGCGCCCTGGATCGACCACGACCAGAGACCGCCGATGACGGCCGGCGCGAGCAGGCTGACGGTGACCAGCATCGGGAACATCCGGGACACCTTCACGATGTCCTTGTCCTTCAGCAGATCCGGCGCGTACTGCCGCTGCGGCGTCTGCTCGGTGTCGAACAGCCAGCCGATGTGCGCGTGGTAGAACCCCTTGGTCAGCGCGCCCATCGTGTGCCCGTACTTCCACGGGCTGTGCGGGTCGCCGTCCCGGTCGGAGAACTTGTGGTGCTTGCGATGGTCCGCGACCCAGCGGATCACCGGCCCCTCGATCGCCAGCGAACCAGCGATCGCCAGCGCGTACTTCAGTGGCCGGTTCGGCTTGAACGACTTGTGCGTGAACAGCCGGTGGAACCCGATCGAGATCCCGTGCCCCGCGACCGTGTAGAACACCACCGCCAGCACGACGTCCCGCCAGCCGAGGAACCCACCCCACGCGATCGGCACCGCCGCCAGCACCGCCAGGAACGGGATGCCGATGAACAACGCCAGCGCGACCTGCTCCCAGGTCTTCTTCTGCTCACCACCGAGCGTCCCGGTGTGCACGTCCTCGACCGGCGCGGTACGGGTGGGCGCGTCCGGCGTGGCAACGGGTGGAGTCATGGCTGTTCTTCCCTCGGGTCAGGGGTTCCTTACCTACGCCACCGTAACCTACGGACCCGTAGGTTAGGAACCCCTCGCGTGTCGCCCACCCCACTCATGGCAAACTGTCCCGGCAACCACGATCCCCCGTGGGGTAATCGGCAGCCCGCGAGACTTTGAATCTCGAAGACCAGGATCGAAACCTGGCGGGGGAGCAATCAAGAACCCCCGGCTCATCAGTCCACCGAGCCGGGGGTTTGTGCTGCCGCGGCCGATGATCGACGCTGTTCTACTGCTGGAAGGGCCAATCCGCTCTACTGCTGGAAGTTCCAGTTGGCTCTACTGCCAGAACTGCCAGTTGGGTGGGGCCTTGGGGAGGTTGGGTGGGGGTGTCCAGCCGGGTGGGGGTTGCCAGGTTGGGTCGGGTGGGGGCCAGTTGGGTGGTGGGAGCGGTAGCGGCCGGCTCGGATCGTCCAGCCGATCGACCAGGCCGCCGCGAGCACGGCCACGAGCAGCAGGATCGCGCCGCCCTTCGCGAAGGTCATCGGTTCGCCACCGCAGCCGGCGTCGTCGGGTACGCAGGGGTCGGACGGCACTCCCAGCATCGCGATCCCAAGAAGACCCAGCACTCCACAGAT
The genomic region above belongs to Kribbella solani and contains:
- a CDS encoding MarR family winged helix-turn-helix transcriptional regulator is translated as MEDEVDRLIEAWRRERPDLDVAPMEVLSRVSRLARHLDRARGQAFDTHGLESWEFDVLAALRRAGAPYQLSPGKLLKETLVTSGTMTNRVDRLTARGLVERLPDPNDRRGVLVQLTPAGRDAVDAAMADLLTHERALLGSLSERDQQRIARVLRELVRPFDQEKH
- a CDS encoding methyltransferase domain-containing protein, with amino-acid sequence MRTSPVWSPEQYGTYADERARPFRDLVERVRADDVRTVVDLGCGPGALTATLRQVWPDAVVRGIDSSPQMLEAAEQYADERLSFELGDVRTWAVEPGSLDVIVTNATLQWVPEQLDLLPGFVRALRPGGWLAIQIPGNGNAPSHAILRELAGTEPYAQYAKDASLRPDVPGPAEYVDALSAEGCVVDAWETTYFHLLAGDNAVLEWVKGTGARPVLQSLPDDVRPQFEAEYGARLAQAYPQKSYGTLLPFRRIFAVARKA
- a CDS encoding VOC family protein codes for the protein MRLDHVQVSCPPGGEDVARAFYRDALGMTEVEKPELLKPRGGCWFRSGAAEIHIGVEQAFVPAMKAHPALAVDDLDALAAKLEGLGFPVTWDNETIPGRRRFHTADGHGNRIEIV
- a CDS encoding FtsX-like permease family protein, translated to MRRSLLSSLRAHLGRLIAACLAIVLGVGFGSLAMVVHSSASHGVDETIGAQYKGVDTVVKTNQASISPTDVARAKALPQAASVITRTSAFLQASFPGLVRPTSLVVESLYDTSRIAGPATSSGRLPTATTEIALPAREAAKYKVGVGQTLRLESYDKKSWTVRIVGLIDDSKYIGSAPAVATPAAVKTFAPDEYIAAINLAAKPGVSPEQLTEAVRAVVAPGVMVYTGAEFIQREVEGFTHGIDVLGGVFGMFAVIALFVACLVIGNTFTIVIAQRTREMALLRCVGASRRQVFTSVLSEATVVGAIASAIGVIFGVALSALALAMSREFNWGIPPVPLHLDASSLLLPLVLGTVATLIAAVVPARRATKVAPLAALRPEVAPAAASRAGILRLILGFLLLAGGGLLLAAGAAAHQVLIGVAGGALSFLGVLAVGSLLVPALIRVIGVLPARSGVPGRIALANAVRNPKRTAATTSALLIGVTLISLTCVGIASVRKTFDVSMDGQYPVDLVVATYNEKMPSGAADQLRAIKGVTQVVPVSQVRVKAAGDEVEVTGIDAGAAGSVIHNPDLASALKPGTALLDYSTMNLLKAEDGAKVTIGTGAHKLTVTARRATGLYAMTLTSTDLAKLAPDAPVTGYWLASDPKANGSRVIDAVEQSIPTVKDLSVSGGLAERTSYTKIFDVLLIVGVGLLGVSVLIALVGVGNTLSLSVLERTRENALLRAMGLSRRQLRAMLAVESLLMALVAAGLGIVLGLVYGWTGTAALMGGQTVDGGVQYAVPGTLLIAIAAIAAVAGLLASVLPARRAAKVAPAGALATE
- a CDS encoding ABC transporter ATP-binding protein gives rise to the protein MSLQTGQIGTGRLPQDGEPRTAIRAHELRKVYGQGDTAVAALDGVSVDFGVGRFTAIMGPSGSGKSTLMHCLAGLDSPTDGQVLLGETELTRLPDAELTKIRRDRIGFVFQSFNLLPMLSAKDNILLPLELGSRKPDQQWLATLIDVLGLADRLTHRPSELSGGQQQRVAVARALVGRPEVVFADEPTGNLDSRSGAEVLGFLRRSVREFGQTVVMVTHDPLAASYADRVVMLADGKLAGELLEPTPESVLNALRQLGA
- a CDS encoding response regulator transcription factor, which gives rise to MSDDVIRVFLVDDQELVRAGFTMLVDSQADMRVVGQAGDGGEAVEKIQVTACDVVLMDVRMPRLDGVQATQRLQSLPQASTDGQPPKVIVLTTFDLDEYAFAAIKAGAAGFLLKNTPPADLLNAIRQVYSGDAVVSPSTTKRLLEHFAGALPDAGAERPDLAELTAREREVLIEVARGLSNTEIAKLFTLSEATVKTHIGRILAKTGLRDRVALVVLGYETGLVRPTK
- a CDS encoding sensor histidine kinase translates to MTGMLTARPVPARSRAFDLFLAGGLCVTFGFLSLAQAHLEGFLAFGMLAPLVWRRTHPELVFYGVCSVALLQWLAQVQLMPGNVGLLVGLYAITVYGDVQQSRIALGIGGLGVLMATSRYWSNSDWKQQITMMVALGALVFGVWALGERRRTRGLYVAQLEERAAQLERDRDRESKLAVSNERTRIAREIHDVVAHGLSIMIVQADGGLYAADQSPEAAKKALATIGDTGRASLTEMRKMLGLLKQDEQRDLDPNQPRPQPGVSSLPELIENVRAAGLTVAYEVTGRPRDLPALLGLTAYRIVQEGLTNTLKHAGPGARTSVTLDFGREMLTVVVTDDGRGAGVAPSSDPGHGLVGMRQRASVSGGTVSAGPKAGGGYEVIARLPYNLPNGG
- a CDS encoding TetR/AcrR family transcriptional regulator, giving the protein MTEPKPRRSGRIRMTSAERREQLITIARGLFAQKGYEATSVEEIAHRAEVSKPVVYEHFGGKEGLYAVVVDREVRALLDGVTGALTAGRAHELVEQAALALLDYIENNADGFRILVRDSPVGSSTGSFISILSDVATRVEHILAEEFKRRGLDPKNAPMYAQMLVGMVALTGQWWLDARKPKKPDVAAHLVNLAWNGLSGLEPKPTLSTRPHK
- a CDS encoding acyl-CoA desaturase, which produces MTPPVATPDAPTRTAPVEDVHTGTLGGEQKKTWEQVALALFIGIPFLAVLAAVPIAWGGFLGWRDVVLAVVFYTVAGHGISIGFHRLFTHKSFKPNRPLKYALAIAGSLAIEGPVIRWVADHRKHHKFSDRDGDPHSPWKYGHTMGALTKGFYHAHIGWLFDTEQTPQRQYAPDLLKDKDIVKVSRMFPMLVTVSLLAPAVIGGLWSWSIQGALTAFFWASLVRIALLHHVTWSINSICHTIGDRPFKSRDKSGNVWWLAILSQGESWHNLHHSDPTCARHGVLKGQLDTSARCIWFFERMGWVSDVRWPVKERLEARRVDASTRTLKAA